From one Acidobacteriota bacterium genomic stretch:
- a CDS encoding 30S ribosomal protein S12, with translation MPTINQLVRRGREKVLSKTKSPALQDSPQKRGVCIRVFTQTPKKPNSALRKVARVRLTNGIEVTTYIPGVGHNLQEHSLVLIRGGRVKDLPGVRYHVVRGTLDAVGVQGRKQGRSKYGAKRPKQ, from the coding sequence GTGCCGACGATCAACCAGCTCGTGCGCAGGGGACGCGAGAAAGTGCTCTCGAAGACGAAGAGCCCGGCCCTGCAGGACAGCCCGCAGAAGCGCGGGGTCTGCATCCGCGTATTCACGCAGACGCCGAAGAAGCCGAACTCGGCGTTGCGCAAGGTCGCGCGTGTTCGCCTCACCAACGGGATCGAGGTCACCACGTACATCCCGGGCGTGGGGCACAACCTGCAGGAGCACTCGCTCGTGCTGATTCGCGGCGGCCGCGTGAAGGATCTCCCCGGCGTGCGCTACCACGTCGTCCGCGGGACGCTCGATGCCGTCGGCGTGCAGGGCAGGAAGCAGGGGCGTTCGAAGTACGGGGCGAAGAGGCCGAAGCAGTAG
- the rpsG gene encoding 30S ribosomal protein S7, translating to MPRRREIPKREVPSDPLYNSSLVTKFINTVMRDGKRSTAEQIMYGSLKIVQEKTGDDPLKVFKKAVENVKPALEVKSRRVGGSNYQVPIEVNPNRRLSLSIRWLVSFARSRGDGKTMEEKLANEFMDASNMRGGAVKKREDTHRMAEANKAFAHYRW from the coding sequence ATGCCACGCAGACGAGAGATTCCGAAGCGCGAAGTTCCGTCCGACCCGCTCTACAACAGCTCGCTCGTGACCAAGTTCATCAACACGGTCATGCGCGACGGGAAGCGGAGCACGGCCGAACAGATCATGTACGGCAGCCTGAAGATCGTTCAGGAGAAGACCGGCGACGATCCGCTGAAGGTGTTCAAGAAGGCGGTCGAGAACGTCAAGCCGGCGCTCGAAGTGAAGTCGCGCCGCGTGGGCGGCTCGAACTACCAGGTGCCGATCGAAGTGAACCCGAACCGCCGCCTGTCGCTCAGCATCCGCTGGCTGGTGAGCTTCGCGCGCTCGCGCGGAGACGGCAAGACGATGGAAGAGAAGCTCGCGAACGAGTTCATGGACGCGTCGAACATGCGTGGCGGCGCGGTCAAGAAGCGGGAAGACACGCACCGGATGGCGGAAGCCAACAAGGCGTTCGCGCACTATCGCTGGTAA
- the fusA gene encoding elongation factor G yields the protein MPRQVALDRCRNIGIMAHIDAGKTTTTERILFYTGITYKIGEVHEGTAVMDWMEQEQERGITITSAATTCFWREHRINIIDTPGHVDFTAEVERSLRVLDGAVAVFDAVAGVEPQSETVWRQADKYRVPRICFVNKMDRVGADFKRTLEQISTKLQGNPVAIQLPIGSEDRFTGVVDLVRMKAIRYKDETMGADYELEDIPADMLAEAKHYREQLIEKVSEADDKLLEKYLHGEEVTEAEIKGALRKRTIESVRGDEAPFVVVICGSAFKNKGVQPLLDAVVDYLPSPVDVPAITGIDPRKDQPAERPAEDKAPFSALVFKIMTDPFVGQLAFLRVYSGVLASGSNGYNSTKQRNERIGRLLKMHANKREEIKEVYAGDIAAAVGLRTVTTGDTICDEKHPIVLESMDFPEPVISLAIEPKTKADQEKLGTGLQKLMAEDPTFRVNTDQQTGQTIIRGMGELHLEIIVDRLKREFSVEASVGRPQVAYKETLTIPAEGEGRYVRQTGGRGQYGHAKIRLIPRQPGEGYEFINNIVGGKIPREFIKPIDEGIREAMTTGVLAGYPVDDVAIELYEGSYHDVDSSEMAFKIAGSMAFKDASHKARPILLEPVMRVEVVVPKEYMGDVMGDLASRRGHIQSQEDRGGTQIVAARVPLSEMFGYATELRSRTQGRATYSMHFDRYEPAPQNVAEEVVARVQGK from the coding sequence ATGCCCAGACAGGTAGCCCTCGATCGGTGTCGCAACATCGGCATCATGGCCCACATCGATGCCGGGAAGACGACGACGACTGAACGGATCCTCTTCTATACGGGGATCACGTACAAGATCGGCGAGGTCCATGAGGGCACGGCCGTCATGGACTGGATGGAGCAGGAGCAGGAGCGCGGGATCACCATCACGTCGGCGGCCACGACCTGCTTCTGGCGCGAGCACCGCATCAACATCATCGATACGCCGGGCCACGTGGACTTCACGGCCGAAGTCGAGCGCTCGCTGCGCGTTCTCGACGGCGCCGTGGCGGTGTTCGACGCCGTCGCGGGCGTCGAGCCCCAGTCGGAAACCGTGTGGCGCCAGGCCGACAAGTACCGCGTGCCGCGGATCTGCTTCGTCAACAAGATGGACCGCGTCGGCGCGGACTTCAAGCGGACGCTCGAGCAGATCTCCACGAAGCTCCAGGGCAATCCCGTCGCCATCCAGCTGCCGATCGGCAGCGAGGACCGGTTCACCGGCGTCGTCGACCTCGTGCGGATGAAAGCCATCCGCTACAAGGACGAGACGATGGGCGCCGACTACGAGCTCGAGGACATCCCGGCCGACATGCTGGCCGAGGCGAAGCACTACCGCGAGCAGCTGATTGAAAAGGTCAGCGAAGCCGACGACAAGCTCCTCGAGAAGTACCTGCACGGCGAGGAGGTCACCGAGGCCGAAATCAAGGGCGCGCTGCGCAAGCGCACCATCGAGTCGGTCCGCGGCGACGAGGCCCCGTTCGTGGTCGTCATCTGCGGGTCCGCGTTCAAGAACAAGGGGGTCCAGCCGCTGCTCGACGCGGTGGTCGACTACCTCCCCTCGCCGGTGGACGTGCCGGCGATCACCGGCATCGACCCGCGGAAGGACCAGCCGGCGGAGCGGCCGGCCGAAGACAAGGCGCCGTTCTCGGCGCTCGTCTTCAAGATCATGACCGACCCGTTTGTCGGCCAGCTCGCGTTCCTCCGGGTCTACTCGGGCGTCCTGGCATCGGGCTCCAACGGCTACAACTCGACCAAGCAGCGCAACGAGCGCATCGGCCGGCTCCTGAAGATGCACGCCAACAAGCGTGAGGAAATCAAGGAAGTCTACGCCGGCGACATCGCGGCGGCGGTCGGGCTGAGGACGGTCACGACCGGCGACACCATCTGCGACGAGAAGCACCCGATCGTGCTCGAGTCGATGGACTTCCCCGAGCCCGTCATCTCGCTGGCGATCGAGCCGAAGACGAAGGCGGACCAGGAGAAGCTCGGCACCGGCCTGCAGAAGCTGATGGCCGAGGACCCGACCTTCCGCGTGAACACGGACCAGCAGACGGGCCAGACGATCATCCGCGGCATGGGCGAGCTGCACCTCGAGATCATCGTCGACCGCCTGAAGCGGGAGTTCAGCGTCGAAGCCAGCGTCGGGCGCCCGCAGGTCGCCTACAAGGAGACGCTCACGATCCCGGCCGAAGGCGAGGGCCGGTACGTGCGCCAGACCGGCGGCCGCGGCCAGTACGGCCACGCGAAGATCCGCCTGATCCCGCGCCAGCCCGGCGAAGGCTACGAGTTCATCAACAACATCGTCGGCGGCAAGATCCCGCGCGAGTTCATCAAGCCGATCGACGAAGGGATTCGCGAAGCGATGACGACCGGCGTCCTCGCCGGCTACCCGGTGGACGACGTGGCGATCGAGCTGTACGAGGGCTCGTACCACGACGTGGACTCGTCGGAGATGGCGTTCAAGATTGCCGGCTCGATGGCGTTCAAGGACGCCTCGCACAAGGCGAGGCCGATCCTGCTCGAGCCGGTCATGCGCGTCGAAGTCGTCGTCCCGAAGGAGTACATGGGCGACGTGATGGGCGACCTGGCGAGCCGGCGCGGCCACATCCAGTCGCAGGAAGACCGCGGCGGCACGCAGATCGTCGCCGCCCGCGTGCCGCTCAGCGAGATGTTCGGCTATGCGACCGAGCTGCGCTCGCGCACGCAGGGACGCGCGACCTACTCGATGCATTTCGATCGCTACGAGCCCGCGCCGCAGAACGTGGCAGAGGAAGTCGTTGCGAGGGTGCAAGGGAAATGA
- the tuf gene encoding elongation factor Tu, with translation MAKEKFDRSKPHVNVGTIGHIDHGKTTLTAALTKVAADKGWAKFVPYDEVAKASESQGRRDETKILTIATSHVEYATPKRHYAHVDCPGHADYIKNMITGAAQMDGAILVVSATDGPMPQTREHVLLARQVDVPYLVVALNKVDLVDDPELLDLVELEVRELLKGYGFPGDDVPVVRVSALKALQGDSEGVESVTKLMDALDQYVPLPQREVDKPFLMPIEDVFSISGRGTVVTGRVERGKVKVGEEVELIGFRPTQKKVVTGVEMFRKLLDEGVAGDNIGVLLRGTEKDDVERGMVLAKGGSITPHTQFKAEVYVLGKDEGGRHTPFFNGYRPQFYIRTTDVTGTLHLPEGVEMIMPGDNTNVSVELIAPVAIEKGSRFAIREGGRTVGAGTVTEITQ, from the coding sequence ATGGCGAAGGAAAAATTCGATCGTTCCAAGCCTCACGTGAACGTGGGGACCATCGGGCACATCGACCACGGGAAGACGACGTTGACGGCGGCCTTGACGAAGGTGGCGGCCGACAAGGGGTGGGCGAAGTTCGTGCCGTATGACGAGGTGGCGAAGGCGTCGGAATCGCAGGGGCGTCGCGACGAGACGAAGATCCTGACGATCGCGACGAGCCACGTGGAGTATGCGACGCCGAAGCGGCACTACGCGCACGTGGACTGCCCGGGGCATGCCGACTACATCAAGAACATGATCACGGGCGCGGCGCAGATGGACGGGGCGATCCTGGTGGTGTCGGCGACCGACGGGCCGATGCCGCAGACGCGGGAGCACGTGCTGCTGGCCCGGCAGGTGGACGTGCCGTATCTGGTGGTGGCGCTCAACAAGGTGGATTTGGTGGACGACCCGGAGCTGCTGGACCTGGTGGAGCTGGAGGTGCGGGAGCTGCTGAAGGGGTATGGGTTCCCGGGCGACGACGTGCCGGTGGTGCGGGTGTCGGCGCTCAAGGCGCTGCAGGGGGACAGCGAAGGGGTCGAATCGGTCACCAAGCTGATGGACGCGCTGGACCAGTATGTGCCGCTGCCGCAGCGGGAGGTGGACAAGCCGTTCCTGATGCCGATCGAGGACGTGTTCTCGATCTCGGGGCGCGGGACGGTGGTGACCGGGCGGGTGGAGCGGGGCAAGGTGAAGGTCGGGGAGGAAGTGGAGCTTATCGGGTTCCGGCCGACGCAGAAGAAGGTGGTGACCGGGGTGGAGATGTTCCGCAAGCTGCTCGATGAAGGGGTGGCGGGGGACAACATCGGGGTGCTGCTGCGGGGGACGGAAAAAGACGACGTGGAGCGGGGGATGGTGCTCGCCAAGGGCGGGTCGATCACGCCGCACACGCAGTTCAAGGCCGAGGTGTACGTGCTGGGGAAGGATGAAGGGGGGCGGCACACGCCGTTTTTCAACGGGTATCGGCCGCAGTTCTACATCCGGACGACGGACGTGACCGGGACGCTGCACCTGCCCGAGGGGGTGGAGATGATCATGCCGGGGGACAACACGAACGTGTCGGTGGAGCTGATCGCGCCGGTGGCGATCGAGAAGGGCTCGCGCTTCGCGATCCGCGAAGGGGGCCGCACGGTGGGCGCCGGGACGGTGACCGAAATTACTCAGTAA
- the rpsJ gene encoding 30S ribosomal protein S10 yields MAAFSDKIRIRLKAYDYRVLDQSTSEIVETAKRTGAQLAGPIPLPTEKNKWTVLRSPHVDKKSREQFEIRTHKRLIDIFEPTPQTVDALMKLDLPAGVDVEIKAFGKEHK; encoded by the coding sequence ATGGCAGCTTTCAGCGACAAGATTCGGATCCGGCTCAAGGCGTACGACTATCGCGTGCTCGATCAATCGACCTCCGAGATCGTGGAGACCGCGAAGCGCACGGGCGCGCAGCTGGCGGGCCCGATCCCGCTGCCGACCGAGAAGAACAAGTGGACCGTGCTCCGCTCGCCGCACGTGGACAAGAAGTCGCGCGAGCAGTTCGAGATCCGCACGCACAAGCGGCTGATTGACATCTTCGAGCCGACGCCCCAGACCGTGGACGCGCTGATGAAGCTGGATCTTCCGGCCGGCGTGGACGTCGAGATCAAGGCGTTCGGGAAGGAACACAAATAG
- the rplC gene encoding 50S ribosomal protein L3, producing MVTGIIGRKLGMTQLFAADGTVQPATVIKAGPCVVVQGKTAATDGYEAVQLGLVEERPAKVNRPTAGHFTKANVPPTRVRREVKVARGAEAPKAGEQVLVNAVFNAGDQVDVIGVSRGHGFQGVVKRHHFAGGAATHGSMFHRAPGSIGASSYPSRVVKGMRAAGRMGGDRVTVRNLRIVKVDGDNNLLVVRGAIPGKPGGYLLIRKALAPRREPQPQAQEKPKKGKK from the coding sequence ATGGTTACAGGCATCATCGGCAGGAAACTCGGGATGACGCAGCTGTTCGCTGCCGACGGCACCGTGCAGCCCGCCACCGTCATCAAGGCCGGGCCGTGTGTGGTCGTGCAGGGCAAGACCGCGGCGACCGACGGGTACGAGGCCGTGCAGCTCGGGCTGGTGGAGGAGCGTCCCGCGAAGGTGAACAGGCCCACCGCGGGCCACTTCACGAAGGCGAACGTGCCGCCGACACGCGTGCGGCGGGAAGTCAAGGTCGCCAGGGGCGCGGAAGCCCCGAAGGCCGGGGAGCAGGTGCTCGTCAACGCCGTGTTCAACGCGGGAGACCAGGTGGACGTCATCGGCGTCAGCCGCGGGCACGGGTTCCAGGGGGTCGTCAAGCGCCACCACTTCGCGGGGGGCGCGGCGACGCACGGATCGATGTTCCATCGCGCGCCCGGATCGATCGGCGCCTCGTCGTATCCGTCCCGCGTCGTGAAGGGCATGCGCGCGGCGGGCCGGATGGGCGGAGACCGCGTGACCGTGCGGAACCTGCGCATCGTGAAGGTGGACGGCGACAACAACCTGCTCGTCGTGCGCGGGGCGATCCCGGGCAAGCCCGGCGGCTACCTGCTGATCCGCAAGGCGCTGGCGCCGCGCCGCGAGCCGCAGCCGCAGGCGCAGGAAAAGCCGAAGAAGGGCAAGAAGTAG
- the rplD gene encoding 50S ribosomal protein L4, with product MQLEVVNAQNEKVGQIEVRDEVFGGPIKTDLIWEAVVHQNAGERRGTHATKNRALVSGSGRKPWRQKGTGRARVGEIRNPLWRKGGTVFGPQPRSYDYALPKKVQRGALRAALAAKFKDGAVTVVDALAFGEAKTKQAAETLKRLGADGKTLLVDVQPDERVARSTRNIAGVRLVPSGRLTARDVMDTTRIIATRAAVERLQEVLG from the coding sequence ATGCAGCTCGAAGTGGTCAACGCGCAGAACGAGAAGGTCGGGCAGATTGAAGTCCGCGACGAGGTGTTCGGCGGCCCGATCAAGACCGACCTGATCTGGGAAGCGGTCGTGCACCAGAACGCGGGCGAGCGTCGCGGCACGCACGCGACGAAGAACCGCGCGCTCGTCAGCGGCAGCGGCAGGAAGCCGTGGCGGCAGAAGGGCACCGGCCGCGCGCGGGTCGGCGAGATCCGGAACCCCTTGTGGCGCAAGGGGGGCACCGTGTTCGGGCCCCAGCCGCGCAGCTACGACTACGCGCTGCCGAAGAAGGTCCAGCGCGGCGCGCTGCGCGCCGCGCTGGCGGCCAAGTTCAAGGATGGCGCCGTGACGGTCGTCGATGCGCTGGCGTTCGGCGAGGCGAAGACGAAGCAGGCCGCCGAGACGCTGAAGCGGCTCGGCGCGGACGGCAAGACGCTCCTCGTCGACGTGCAGCCCGACGAGCGCGTGGCGCGCTCGACGCGCAACATCGCCGGCGTGCGCCTGGTGCCGAGCGGCCGCCTGACGGCGCGCGACGTCATGGACACGACGCGGATTATCGCGACACGCGCGGCGGTGGAGCGCCTCCAGGAAGTGCTGGGATAG
- a CDS encoding 50S ribosomal protein L23: protein MKLTDVIRRPLITEKTTVMRENGRSTIAFEVASAATKVDIKRAVEKLFGAKVDGIRTALVHGKMKRQGRFAGRRPDWKKAYVRLKAGEKVPDFLEGA from the coding sequence ATGAAACTGACAGACGTGATCCGTCGCCCGCTGATCACCGAAAAGACGACCGTGATGCGCGAGAACGGCCGCAGCACGATCGCCTTCGAGGTGGCCTCCGCGGCGACGAAGGTGGACATCAAGCGCGCGGTGGAGAAGCTGTTCGGCGCCAAGGTGGACGGCATCCGGACCGCGCTCGTGCACGGGAAGATGAAGCGCCAGGGGCGGTTTGCCGGCCGGCGCCCGGACTGGAAGAAGGCCTACGTCCGCCTGAAGGCAGGCGAGAAAGTGCCCGACTTCCTCGAGGGAGCGTAA
- the rplB gene encoding 50S ribosomal protein L2, whose protein sequence is MPIRKYKPTSAGRRFQTVQAFDEITATRPYKPLTEPLKGSGGRNNHGELSSWWRGGGHKRNYRVIDFKRDKRNIPAKVATIEYDPNRSAFIALLTYVDGEKRYILQPVGLKVGDTVVAGDNVDILPGNVLPLKNIPLGTMIHNVELRPGKGGQIARSAGAAVQLVAKEGEYASVKMPSGEVRHISIECVATIGQVGNVDHENVSIGKAGRSRWLGKRPHVRGVAMNPVDHPLGGGEGKTSGGRHPVSPWGMPTKGFKTRRRKETDRFIVQRRSK, encoded by the coding sequence ATGCCGATTCGCAAGTACAAGCCGACGTCCGCGGGGCGGCGCTTCCAGACCGTGCAGGCGTTCGACGAGATCACCGCGACGCGCCCGTACAAGCCGCTCACCGAGCCGCTCAAGGGCTCCGGCGGCCGCAACAACCACGGCGAGCTGAGCTCGTGGTGGCGCGGCGGCGGTCACAAGCGCAACTACCGCGTGATCGATTTCAAGCGCGACAAGCGGAACATCCCGGCGAAAGTCGCGACCATCGAGTACGACCCGAACCGCTCGGCGTTCATCGCGCTGCTGACCTACGTCGACGGGGAGAAGCGCTACATCCTGCAGCCGGTGGGGCTCAAGGTGGGGGACACGGTCGTCGCGGGGGACAACGTCGACATCCTGCCGGGCAACGTGCTGCCGCTCAAGAACATCCCGCTGGGCACGATGATCCACAACGTGGAGCTGCGTCCCGGCAAGGGGGGGCAGATCGCGCGCAGCGCGGGCGCGGCCGTGCAGCTCGTCGCCAAGGAAGGGGAGTACGCGTCGGTGAAGATGCCGTCGGGCGAAGTCCGTCACATCAGCATCGAGTGCGTGGCGACGATCGGGCAGGTCGGCAACGTCGATCACGAGAACGTCTCTATCGGCAAGGCGGGCCGGAGCCGGTGGCTGGGCAAGCGGCCGCACGTGCGCGGCGTCGCCATGAACCCGGTCGATCACCCGCTCGGCGGCGGCGAGGGCAAGACCTCGGGCGGCCGGCACCCGGTGTCGCCGTGGGGCATGCCCACCAAGGGGTTCAAGACGCGCCGGCGGAAGGAAACGGATCGCTTCATCGTGCAGAGGCGGTCGAAGTAG
- the rplV gene encoding 50S ribosomal protein L22, with translation MSRSLKKGPFVDVPLLEKIEVMNRSGEKKVIKTWSRRSTVVPEMVGHTLAVHGDAAVQGAHDEGREGRGDGPGCGRAGWCRRPGGVRAEGGCVMIQAQATAKYVRTSPQKAKLVLDLIRGRSVNEALATLRFARKSIAHDVEKVLRSAIANAQNKDGFSGDVDRLYVAACYAGSGPSLKRVRPAPMGRAFRVQKRTAHLTVAVAERAETRAAAGGAPKAKARGATPRGAVKTGRAKTRKAAATQAKEA, from the coding sequence ATGAGTCGTTCACTGAAGAAGGGGCCGTTCGTCGACGTTCCGCTCCTCGAGAAGATCGAGGTGATGAACCGCAGCGGCGAGAAGAAGGTCATCAAGACCTGGTCGCGGCGTTCGACCGTGGTGCCCGAGATGGTGGGGCACACGCTGGCGGTGCACGGCGACGCGGCAGTTCAAGGGGCACACGACGAGGGCCGAGAAGGCCGCGGCGACGGCCCCGGCTGCGGGCGCGCCGGGTGGTGCCGGCGCCCCGGCGGCGTCCGCGCCGAAGGCGGGTGCGTGATGATCCAGGCGCAGGCCACGGCCAAGTACGTGCGCACCTCGCCGCAGAAGGCGAAGCTGGTGCTCGACCTGATTCGCGGCCGCAGCGTGAACGAGGCGCTGGCGACGCTGCGGTTCGCGCGCAAGTCGATCGCGCACGACGTCGAGAAGGTGCTCCGGTCGGCGATTGCCAACGCGCAGAACAAGGACGGGTTCAGCGGCGACGTCGATCGGCTCTACGTGGCGGCGTGCTACGCCGGGTCCGGCCCGTCGCTGAAGCGCGTGCGTCCGGCGCCGATGGGGCGCGCCTTCCGCGTGCAGAAGCGCACCGCGCACCTGACGGTCGCGGTGGCCGAGCGCGCCGAGACGCGCGCGGCCGCCGGCGGCGCTCCGAAGGCGAAGGCGCGCGGCGCGACGCCGCGCGGCGCGGTGAAGACGGGCAGGGCGAAAACTCGAAAGGCCGCCGCCACCCAAGCGAAAGAGGCATAG
- the rpsC gene encoding 30S ribosomal protein S3, producing the protein MGQKVHPYGFRLGFNKTWRSRWYADKDYAKLLHEDLKLKRELKKRFSHAGVSRIDVERAANKLKIDIHTSRPGIIIGRKGTEVDKLKQEIQKRTSREVFINILEIQKPELEAQLIGESVAMQLEKRVAFRRAMRKAVESALRFGARGIKVRVSGRLNGAEIARSEWYLHGQLPLQTLRADIDYGFAEAFTTYGTIGVKVWLYKGERLTPRIGREEDYRAPRRGARA; encoded by the coding sequence GTGGGTCAGAAGGTACATCCATACGGGTTCCGGCTCGGCTTCAACAAGACCTGGCGCTCGCGCTGGTACGCCGACAAGGACTACGCGAAGCTCCTGCACGAGGACCTGAAGCTCAAGCGCGAGCTGAAGAAGCGGTTCTCGCACGCCGGCGTGTCGCGCATCGACGTGGAGCGCGCCGCCAACAAGCTGAAGATCGACATCCACACCTCGCGGCCGGGCATCATCATCGGCCGCAAGGGGACGGAGGTCGACAAGCTGAAGCAGGAGATCCAGAAGCGGACCAGCCGCGAGGTGTTCATCAACATCCTGGAGATCCAGAAGCCGGAGCTCGAGGCGCAGCTGATCGGCGAGTCGGTGGCGATGCAGCTCGAAAAGCGCGTGGCGTTCCGCCGCGCGATGCGCAAGGCGGTCGAGTCCGCGCTGCGCTTCGGCGCGCGCGGCATCAAGGTGCGCGTGAGCGGGCGGCTGAACGGCGCCGAGATCGCGCGCTCCGAGTGGTACCTGCACGGCCAGCTGCCGCTGCAGACGCTGCGCGCGGACATCGATTACGGCTTCGCCGAGGCGTTCACCACCTACGGCACGATCGGCGTGAAGGTGTGGCTCTACAAGGGCGAGCGGCTGACGCCGCGGATCGGCCGCGAAGAGGACTACCGCGCGCCGCGACGGGGAGCGAGGGCGTAA
- the rpmC gene encoding 50S ribosomal protein L29, with translation MKAAELRGLGSDELQQRVREMEDQLFKLRMQKSMGQLEAAHKVSSVRRDLARVKTILREKQG, from the coding sequence ATGAAGGCGGCGGAACTGCGGGGCCTGGGCAGCGACGAGCTGCAGCAGCGCGTCCGCGAGATGGAAGACCAGCTGTTCAAGCTGCGCATGCAGAAGTCGATGGGGCAGCTCGAGGCGGCGCACAAGGTGTCGTCCGTGCGGCGCGACCTCGCGCGGGTCAAGACGATTCTCCGCGAGAAGCAGGGATAA
- the rpsQ gene encoding 30S ribosomal protein S17 — MAAKAEVYGRVVSDKMDRTVVVAVERKVRDEVYGKQVRRTSKFMAHDEENTAKVGDRVAIVESRPLSRRKRWVVTRVVEKAQEV, encoded by the coding sequence ATGGCAGCGAAAGCAGAAGTGTACGGGCGCGTCGTGAGCGACAAGATGGACCGCACGGTCGTCGTCGCGGTCGAGCGCAAGGTGCGGGACGAGGTGTACGGCAAGCAAGTGCGCCGCACGTCGAAGTTCATGGCGCACGACGAGGAGAACACCGCGAAGGTGGGGGACCGGGTGGCCATCGTCGAGAGCCGGCCGCTCAGCCGCCGCAAGCGCTGGGTCGTGACGCGCGTCGTCGAGAAGGCGCAGGAGGTCTAG
- the rplN gene encoding 50S ribosomal protein L14, translated as MIQMRSILDVADNSGARKISVINPIGGSTGRYARLGDIVTASVKEATPDSNVKKGQVVKAVVVRTRKEQRRRDGSYIRFDRNAAVLINDQGEPIGTRVFGPVARELRERRFMKIVSLAPEVL; from the coding sequence ATGATTCAGATGCGTTCCATCCTCGACGTGGCGGACAACTCCGGCGCGCGGAAGATCAGCGTCATCAACCCGATCGGCGGGTCGACGGGGCGCTACGCGCGGCTCGGGGACATCGTCACGGCGTCGGTGAAGGAAGCGACGCCGGACTCGAACGTGAAGAAGGGGCAGGTGGTGAAGGCCGTGGTGGTGCGGACGCGCAAGGAACAGCGCCGCCGCGACGGCAGCTACATCCGCTTCGATCGCAACGCGGCCGTGCTGATCAACGACCAGGGTGAGCCGATCGGCACGCGCGTGTTCGGCCCGGTGGCGCGCGAGCTGCGCGAGCGCCGGTTCATGAAAATCGTTTCGCTGGCTCCCGAGGTTCTGTAA
- a CDS encoding 50S ribosomal protein L24 translates to MSRLATPIRKNDTVVVQAGRDRGKRGRVLRILPAKNRLIVEGVNMIKRHTRPNPAKQVKGGIVEREASLHASNVQLVCPECSAATRIGRRTLEDGRKVRVCRKCEGVIDK, encoded by the coding sequence ATGTCTCGTCTCGCCACACCGATTCGGAAGAACGACACGGTCGTCGTGCAGGCGGGCCGCGACCGCGGCAAGCGCGGGCGCGTGCTCCGGATTCTTCCCGCGAAGAACCGCCTGATCGTCGAAGGCGTGAACATGATCAAGCGCCACACGCGCCCCAACCCGGCCAAGCAGGTCAAGGGGGGGATCGTGGAGCGCGAGGCGTCGCTGCACGCGTCGAACGTGCAGCTGGTCTGCCCCGAGTGCAGCGCGGCGACGCGCATCGGCCGCCGCACGCTCGAGGACGGGCGCAAGGTGCGCGTCTGCCGCAAGTGCGAGGGAGTGATCGACAAATGA
- the rplE gene encoding 50S ribosomal protein L5 — protein MNRLKDRYAKEVVPALRKEFGYKNPMAVPKVEKVVINMGLGEATQNAKIVDTGADELGRITGQKPVVTRAKKSIAQFKVRKGMPIGAMVTLRGERMYEFLDRLISIALPRVRDFKGVSARGFDGRGNYTLGLKDQLIFPEIDYLKVDKARGMNISVVTTAKTDEEARSLLKLMGMPFRAN, from the coding sequence ATGAACCGGCTGAAAGACCGTTACGCGAAGGAAGTCGTGCCGGCGCTGCGCAAGGAGTTCGGGTACAAGAACCCGATGGCCGTCCCCAAGGTCGAGAAGGTCGTGATCAACATGGGGCTCGGCGAGGCGACGCAGAACGCGAAGATCGTCGACACGGGGGCCGACGAGCTGGGGCGCATCACGGGGCAGAAGCCGGTGGTCACGCGCGCGAAGAAGTCGATCGCGCAGTTCAAGGTCCGCAAGGGGATGCCGATCGGCGCGATGGTCACGCTGCGCGGCGAGCGGATGTACGAGTTCCTCGACCGGCTGATCTCGATCGCGCTGCCGCGCGTCCGCGACTTCAAGGGCGTGTCGGCGCGCGGCTTCGACGGGCGCGGCAACTACACGCTCGGGCTGAAGGACCAGTTGATCTTCCCGGAGATCGACTACCTGAAGGTGGACAAGGCGCGCGGCATGAACATCTCGGTCGTGACCACGGCGAAGACCGACGAAGAGGCCCGGTCGCTCCTGAAGCTGATGGGCATGCCGTTCCGGGCGAATTGA
- a CDS encoding type Z 30S ribosomal protein S14, which yields MATTAKIAKETRPHKYGIRHRNRCRLCGRPRAYMRKFDLCRLCFRKLALEGEIAGVIKSSW from the coding sequence ATGGCGACAACCGCAAAGATCGCGAAAGAGACCCGACCGCACAAGTACGGCATCCGGCACCGCAACCGGTGCCGCCTGTGCGGGCGCCCGCGCGCGTACATGAGGAAGTTCGACCTCTGCCGCCTCTGCTTCCGCAAGCTGGCGCTCGAGGGCGAGATCGCCGGGGTAATCAAGAGTAGCTGGTAG